The Bactrocera tryoni isolate S06 unplaced genomic scaffold, CSIRO_BtryS06_freeze2 scaffold_48, whole genome shotgun sequence nucleotide sequence ccgcatgtgtttgttgttttttttttcttttttgctattttctgtcataatatttgaattaattgaataattcaaacaaaaaaatattatgcaaatcattttggcacttgttgcgtcaagtgattttataaatctaaaatcaaatattttaagaaatatattaataaagtgaattagataataattgaataaattataaaattttttttattatgtaaaatatttaccatttttatattaccaagaacatcatctattccaaatgtattacaatactcaattactttgaattttcgaattttaactacatatactttccccctttttatatacattagggtgtttttattttttttaattattaattttgttcggtcccgtcacgaaatttccttggaaataccccaaaaaaaattccctgaaaattttagccctacatattaacattaagaactggaccgaggcatgtcaaaaattttccatagaaaatgcactacaatcttggttttttatgtttaaattcctaccgatcagaggtattttatggcatcgctttgactttagacgctgtagctcttgtcagttatacaaaaaaatgcgaatttcgtggaaaaatcaggtttagatacctcccctttatcttttggaatacacgtggttaatattcatctactgattaccagtaccagttttaatccactgcactgcgtatttgcagttctattctaccatttccaatatttagtaattttataattttttaggaagaatcagtttgaaattgcacgcatatacatacttcaatgtatattgcaaagaatcgaaaagatttctgtatatctaaaattataataaacctttttatcagcACTCCAATTATTTCGctatatctttatgttagatatccCGTTTGGTTgcttatgaatgcatttgcgtccttgaccaataatctagcaaagtatccgcagtgccttgacgatgaaaatttcaatgccattttttgttgtgatattaaatacatCGGGCGGGCTCGTCTTAAACaaaaactacctggttaagaagcaaaatcagtgtaacccatatactaagcatgtttggaaatgaaaatttttacttatttctttctattttagaattactaaaattttccaaTGATTCTTACAggcaattttgaacaaatgcatatgatttgaaatataatttttgtatttatatgctgtattgaattttagcataaagagataaaatgtatccttatgtccttaccctgcttttAAACTACCTctcccaccaattttaagccaaatcggttcagccattcttgagttataaacgactttctttttataataccaacttgtaccatacttgtaaatgccagaaaatagcaaaaaagaaaaaaaaaaaaacaaacacattcgggagctgtagcacatgaaaattttcatttgctctgctgtgctaccgctcccaattttttgctaccgctacgccagagcatagcgcagaatttaattttttgctcccgctccagctatagttttttacctaacaaaactcggagcagagtagagcacatactaaggctatgctgtggctcccgacaaagtgagagcggtagcaggagtaaaatgaaatgctacgagagtagcgtagtttttcaaacgctggtttaaactaatttttgaatcagttaaaacaatagccgcagaattagatttagaaatcaaaaatccGCGTTTGGCGAAACGGCAAACTAATCGCGACAATTATGAAGGCGACCTGGAAGAATATTACCGCAGATCAATTTATATAccgtttttagataattttttggaccaaatcaatgaacgatttttaaaacatcgagagctgctttccaaaattgaaaacattttgccaaataaatgcataaatcttGACGCTATTGAGATGCAGGAGACTGTTCGTATTTTAGAAAAGCAATGGTCCGCTGATGCAGAAGATCCCGATGATTTCGttgctgaatttagaatgtggaaaaggttaaaaatcttttctttagattatattttctaactaaaattttgaatatattttcaggaactggttaaatcaaagaaagagatccaaaacttttttagacgcgttgaattgttgcgatgcaaaaattttcaaaacagtgcatctttttttaaagattggagcaacaatccctatatctgtcgcttcaagggaacgctcgttttcctcacttcgcaggcttaaaacatatttaagaaataaaactggagaaacacgcctgaacggaatggctctcttgaatatccatagagatatagacgtgacggaggaagagattttaaatgttatggcccaaaataaaagaagattacacttcaatttgtgaataaaataatgaaacattgtgTTTTTACCTAAACCCGCAACCCCCACCCCCCAATTTTTTCCCTGCGTTCGCCACTGGTGTCGATGTAATATTTCGAAAGGAAGACTCTTTTGTAAGTAAGAGTTTCAAAGAAAATCGATaaaacagatattttttttttttatactgaaattattgaatttaatttcaccACAGATTtcgtatacacatatgtatgtatgttctgaCGAGAACTCTCTTACGTAAATAagcgtttttaattaaattagtaaaCCAGAACGCTTTTAATAGCCGGCTATAATCGCGATTTTGTGTAACCGACAACTCTTTTAAGGTAAATAAGAGTTGATTTATTTTGGTTTCGAATTATGTACTTTTCTagtattcaattttaatttcgattttttatttaattatttgttattaaccgcaaaaacaaatcatttttttgttgtatatattgtgtatgtacgtgtatatatttatgtatcttTTATTTTATGTGCAAATGAGAGCTCGTTTtggagatcactgcactttgtacatatgcatgtatgtacatacaaattaacgACTTATTAGTTACAaagtcgtaaaaaaatattttttgtggtcaaattgacctttattgtttaaaatccaaataacaactaaaacttaatttacaattaaCATATTCTTAATATTGCCTAAATCTACTTGCGTTAGCACTTTTGTTTAACGTACGCTTATGCGGCGCATAGCGGATGTTGTTCCCaattgtttgtttctgctgactTGCGGCGCATGGCGGATGTTGTTCCCacttgtttgtttctgctgactTGCGG carries:
- the LOC120781178 gene encoding uncharacterized protein LOC120781178, whose amino-acid sequence is LIFESVKTIAAELDLEIKNPRLAKRQTNRDNYEGDLEEYYRRSIYIPFLDNFLDQINERFLKHRELLSKIENILPNKCINLDAIEMQETVRILEKQWSADAEDPDDFVAEFRMWKRNWLNQRKRSK